The proteins below are encoded in one region of Triticum aestivum cultivar Chinese Spring chromosome 1B, IWGSC CS RefSeq v2.1, whole genome shotgun sequence:
- the LOC123136857 gene encoding uncharacterized protein — translation MISSEKLCLGADGNRLSHPDAGYLDSVCADLSDLGLPSDMGHDLREEKTESLVKIGDSHPCPIGRDDVCLDDMFDDIFGDWPLTGDPILWDDIRSENSDDYVVPDSDEGDRFADVKTNCPGRNIPRQLAKKMDSAWLRSIAEQNEKYDARCQEILSQNEDADLPPVPLDVFPEATGLCVERGCCYHIEYMTHDTSTTNSDLGYSGPELMLQIFSLRLSSFSASYSYPINVYGVFAVRDVLEPLRNHVFNRSRDDPVTVDQDPFTLALCSPCRGMYIPYDQVLLEVDLWIKKEGDGSADQKLLSKYLELDVRTEGDGFIYGCIPGDSVSLEIDCAYLTESVEAVIEVYAEVSHPCHVRFVAFSSGYDDEIVLFDGKFSGEKLFKHVVAVKAERELKVQLEVEKSVFQWIFQGGNAGPLSFPDDSMLKYGQFDVGVCFYPSTG, via the exons ATGATATCATCGGAGAAACTCTGTCTTGGAGCAGACGGGAACCGCCTTTCCCATCCCGACGCCGGGTACCTCGACAGCGTCTGCGCGGACCTGTCCGACTTGGGGTTGCCGTCGGACATGGGCCATGATCTGCGGGAGGAGAAGACGGAGTCCCTTGTCAAGATCGGCG ATTCACATCCGTGTCCAATTGGGCGTGACGACGTCTGTCTAGACGACATGTTCGATGATATCTTCGGGGACTGGCCGCTCACGGGCGATCCAATTCTGTGGGATGACATCCGCTCAGAGAACAGCGACGATTACGTCGTCCCAGATTCCGATGAAGGTGATAGGTTCGCAGACGTGAAAACAAATTGCCCAG GGAGAAACATTCCCAGGCAGCTAGCAAAGAAAATGGACAGCGCATGGCTAAGGAGCATCGCGGAACAGAACGAGAAATACGACGCGCGGTGCCAGGAGATCCTGAGCCAGAACGAGGATGCCGATCTCCCTCCTGTTCCACTAGATGTGTTCCCTGAGGCAACAGGTTTATGCGTGGAAAGGGGTTGCTGCTACCACATTGAATACATGACCCATGACACTTCCACCA CTAATTCAGATCTCGGATATAGCGGACCAGAACTGATGCTACAGATATTTTCTCTGCGTTTATCAAGCTTTTCTGCATCCTATTCTTACCCCATCAATGTCTATGGAGTATTCGCTGTTCGGGATGTACTGGAGCCTCTGCGGAACCATGTCTTCAACCGTTCCAGAGATGACCCTGTCACTGTTGACCAG GATCCTTTTACCTTGGCACTCTGTAGCCCTTGTCGAGGAATGTACATACCATATGACCAAGTATTGCTAGAAGTTGATCTCTGGATAAAAAAGGAAGGGGATGGGTCAGCCGACCAAAAATTACTTTCCAAATACCTTGAGCTCGATGTCCGAACAGAAGGCGACGGGTTTATATATGGTTGTATCCCTGGGGACAGTGTCAGCTTGGAAATAGACTGTGCGTACCTCACAGAGAGTGTTGAGGCAGTGATCGAGGTCTATGCAGAGGTTAGCCACCCTTGCCATGTGAGATTCGTCGCTTTCAGCAGTGGCTATGACGATGAGATTGTGCTCTTCGACGGAAAATTCTCTGGGGAAAAGCTTTTCAAGCATGTTGTTGCTGTGAAGGCAGAGAGAGAACTGAAGGTTCAGTTAGAGGTGGAGAAATCAGTTTTCCAGTGGATCTTTCAGGGTGGAAATGCCGGACCTCTTAGCTTCCCCGATGACTCGATGTTGAAGTATGGCCAGTTTGATGTGGGTGTGTGTTTTTATCCATCGACGGGCTAA